The DNA window GGACATGGCTGGCCGCCTCGCACCGGACGGCACCACGTTCGAAGCCGACGCAGTGCCCGACACGAAGCCGGAATTCGCCGCGGCGTGGAAGGCACTGGAAGGCATCGAAGGCGTGTCGGCGTTCCTGTTCGCCGCACTGTCGGTGCAGCGGCCGGAAGGCATGGACCTGCCTGCGTTCCTGGCACTGGGCACCACGTTGCGCGCCAGGGCCGGTATCGCCGCGCTAGAGCGTGGCCTGAACCTGCCGGCCACCAGCAAATCGCAGGAACAGTTGCGCAGCTATGCGCAGCAGGCATTGCGGCGTACGCAGCAGCGCCTGCTGGCGCAGGTGCTGGCCCGCGCCGCCGGCCATGGCGCCGGTGCCGTGGATACCGTGATCGCGGCGCTGAACCTGCCAGCGTTCAGCGCACCGGCGGACCTGGAGCAGGCGATGCTGGATGTCTGGACCCTGTCCGAAGCCGTGAACACCGGCGGCTACGGCATGCAGAAGGCGGCCTGAGATGACGCAAGCGTTGCAAGACGGCCTGCCGGCGCCGGTGCGGGCCCTGGCCGAGGCGGATTTCTCGGCCGTCGCGCAGGCATTCGGTGCGGCCGGCTTCGCGGTGGCGGAGCCGGCGGACGGCATCGTGACGATCCGCCGGCCCGGCACGGTCCTGCCGGCGGTGCTGCTGTCGGTCGGCGTGCATGGCGATGAAACGGGCCCGATCGAGCTGACGGCTTACCTGCTCGATGCGCTGGCGCGCGAACCGCAGGCGCTGGCGGTGGATCTGATGGTCTGCGTGGGCAGCATCGGCGCGATCCGGGCCGGCAGGCGCTTCATCGACGCCGACCTGAATCGCATGTTCCGCGCCGAGCGGGGCAGCCTGGCCGGCACCGCCGAAGCGGCGCGGGCGGACGAGATGATCGCCGCCACCGCCGCCTTCTTTGCCGATGCCGGCCCGGAGCGCTGGCATCTCGACCTGCACACGGCCATCCGCGCGTCGCATTACCCCACGTTCGCGATCGTGCCGGAACTGATCGCCACGCCGGCGCGCGAGCGCCTGATCGGCTGGCTGGGCGAAGCGGGCATCGGTGCCGTCATCCTGAACCGGGAAACGGCCGGCACGTACAGCTTCCACACGGCCGAGCACCACGGCGCCGCCGGCAGCACGGTGGAGCTGGGCCGCATCGGCACGCTGGGCCGCAACGACCTGGCGCAATTCGCCGCCGCCTCCGCCGCGCTGGACCGGCTGCTGCGCGGCCAGCCATCGCTGCCCGCCGGGCAGCAACCGCATTTGTTCCGTGTCGCGCAAAACATCCTGAAGCTGTCCGACGGCTTCACCATGGCCTTCGGCAAGGAAACGCAGAACTTCACGCGACTGAAGCAGGGCGACGAGATCGCCCGCGACGGCGACACGGTCTACACGGTGCAGCACCCCGAGGAATTCGTCGTGTTCCCGAATCCCGACGTCCGCATCGGCCTGCGCGCCGGCATGATGGTCGTCCGTCTCGACTGACCACATATGGCACTACAGCTCACCCCGTGTCCACCTTGGGGTCAGGCACAAAAGTGGACACAGCCTCGGCTGTTGAATGGTCGAGCTCGTGTCCGTTTCCGGGCCTGGCCCCAGGGTGGACACGGGCGCGGCTGTGGGGACGTAAAAAAAGCCACCGCGAGGGTGGCTTGTGAGGAGGGAGCTGGTTCAGGCGGAGGCGAACTGCGTGGCCCGCGCCTGGGATTTCTGTTCTCGCACCTTGCGCGTTGCCGGAGCATCCGGCAGGGTGGCCGAGGAGGCTGACGATGCCCGCGCGGTGGCCGGGCCTGGCGGTGTAACGGAAGGTTCACCGGCGCGGCTGTCGTCCGGCAGCCAGCGGACAATCGCCGCGGTCGCCACGACGGAGAGCAGCACGATGCCGGCGGCGGCCACCAGCATCAACGGATCGATGCGCGAAGAAGTGGTCGGGATCTTCTGGTACATCGTCATCTCTTCCTCCTGTCTCGGTGCTATTGGTATGGGACAAGATTAGCCTTATACCAATAGGCGATCTACCCTTTCCCTGTATCAAAAGTAAGCACATGTAACGACGCTCGATAAAAGCAGGATCAGGCGATCTTGGCTACACTCGTCCGTACATCGTTGAAAGGAATTTCATGAGTCAGCTTTTTTCACCGTACACGCTTGGCCAGACGCCCTTGAAGAACCGCATCGCGATCGCGCCGATGTGCCAGTATTCCGCCACCGACGGCCTGCCTGCCGACTGGCACATGATCCACCTCGGCAGCCTGGCCCTGTCCGGCGCCGCGCTGCTGATCCTGGAAGCGACGGCCGTGTCGCCCGAAGGCCGCATTTCGGCGCAGGACCTGGGCCTGTGGTCGGACGAGCACCGCCGGGCGCTGCAACCGATCGTGGCGGCCATCCGCCGGCATTCGCCCATCGTGCTGGCCGTGCAGCTTGCCCATGCCGGCCGCAAGGCATCGTCCGCCGTGCCCTGGGAAGGCGGCGGCAATATCCTTGTGGAAGACGGCGGCTGGCAGACCGTGGCGCCCTCGGCGGTGCCGCATGCCGAAGATGAAACGGTGCCCGTGGCGCTCGATGACGCGGGCCTTGCAAAGGTAAAACAGGATTTCGTCGACGCCGCACGCCGCGTGCATGACCTCGGCATCGAGGCGATCGAACTGCATGGCGCGCACGGCTACCTGCTGCACCAATTCCTCTCGCCGTTGTCCAACCAGCGAACGGACCGCTATGGCGGCTCGCTGGAAAACCGGATGCGTTTCCCGCTTGAAGTCTTTAAAGAAGTGCGTGCCGCGGTACCCCGCAGCGTCGCGGTGGGCATGCGGATCTCGGCATCGGACTGGGTCGAAGGCGGCTGGGATGTGGAACAGAGCGTGGTCTTCGCCAACGAACTGAAAAAGCTCGGCACCGACTTCATGCACGTGTCCAGCGG is part of the Pseudoduganella lutea genome and encodes:
- a CDS encoding succinylglutamate desuccinylase, producing MTQALQDGLPAPVRALAEADFSAVAQAFGAAGFAVAEPADGIVTIRRPGTVLPAVLLSVGVHGDETGPIELTAYLLDALAREPQALAVDLMVCVGSIGAIRAGRRFIDADLNRMFRAERGSLAGTAEAARADEMIAATAAFFADAGPERWHLDLHTAIRASHYPTFAIVPELIATPARERLIGWLGEAGIGAVILNRETAGTYSFHTAEHHGAAGSTVELGRIGTLGRNDLAQFAAASAALDRLLRGQPSLPAGQQPHLFRVAQNILKLSDGFTMAFGKETQNFTRLKQGDEIARDGDTVYTVQHPEEFVVFPNPDVRIGLRAGMMVVRLD
- a CDS encoding NADH:flavin oxidoreductase/NADH oxidase, with protein sequence MSQLFSPYTLGQTPLKNRIAIAPMCQYSATDGLPADWHMIHLGSLALSGAALLILEATAVSPEGRISAQDLGLWSDEHRRALQPIVAAIRRHSPIVLAVQLAHAGRKASSAVPWEGGGNILVEDGGWQTVAPSAVPHAEDETVPVALDDAGLAKVKQDFVDAARRVHDLGIEAIELHGAHGYLLHQFLSPLSNQRTDRYGGSLENRMRFPLEVFKEVRAAVPRSVAVGMRISASDWVEGGWDVEQSVVFANELKKLGTDFMHVSSGGLSPKQKIPVGPGYQVGFAERIRRETGLPTIGVGLITEAAQAEAIVAQGQADMVALARGILYDPRWPWHAAAQLGAQVDAPPQYWRCQPHDQKQLFGAPPVTSRLGQR